In the Salvelinus sp. IW2-2015 unplaced genomic scaffold, ASM291031v2 Un_scaffold2986, whole genome shotgun sequence genome, one interval contains:
- the LOC112075111 gene encoding adhesion G-protein coupled receptor G7-like, whose translation MLFKPTVVPNASLYDFACVWWNYTLKDWSTFGCSKANHSEDGLRCFCNHTTNFAVLMLLSCPIAATSVRTRERGRSRAMRPPKHDPA comes from the exons ATGCTCTTCAAGCCCACA GTTGTCCCCAACGCCTCCCTCTATGACTTTGCCTGCGTGTGGTGGAACTACACGTTGAAAGACTGGAGCACCTTTGGCTGCTCCAAAGCCAACCACTCAGAAGACGGCCTGCGATGTTTCTGTAATCACACCACTAACTTCGCTGTGCTGATG ttactgtcttgtcccatcgctgcaacttccgtacggactcgggagaggggaaggtcaagagccatgcgtcctccgaaacacgaccccgcctag